In Natrinema sp. HArc-T2, a genomic segment contains:
- a CDS encoding helicase C-terminal domain-containing protein, which produces MPSANFIPDSPSEKTVEDLGCLHPQTDDAEYLNAISERQLHDFTYRVNEDITNVGNGNILVPSDVAEIDSEEYATQHFPAGQSVTFFVEADNLSDATATVILQGFQAATVSAESDRHQFRDIPRNVPPEFFDVTVGSEQLTINSRGRPDVTSAPPIGFEYTEESINLEPVDDETFTETITVPGESTLAQTTEGGSAGSVTSAELNRNGTPRNSITPSDDTVAEIAYERQDLQLELEVQVRDTPDREFKRITFEYRNETSVPDDPYLFQKYQNHVYYPTMDIRFDGLEANVIPQQHATSLAEELGETDDSSSPAGLSSPSLPQEGYVQRNCVLTRCTQENDDEHYLTTAYGIMDFIEQQPIPEDSVAIDLLVESTETLKSELRTTLSDEELERAEEEGLVELLRGVLRAVPDGLDLPGDQPKLYSWQWEVIKRRVKYLSNDEDKALIMNVHTSGGKTLAYFVSAALVTLHKDTRAILPFPTRVLNDDMIERVIGFMYHLRQQPEIDEDDCSCGICIGKGSHNDYDIRKYLQVSDMDAYIPKCHQCGGNVDDVHECVGCGGTSVNTWTQSNGWRGSECNTCESNSAFHFLACDDCGYEYRWVHDVAGTSQYLPRFTVGTPDKFVHMATLQTHSDHSTYSRLPFFGAPYVECESCGRALTEINSYRRYNRGTPFGREPHELDIDPESLGGIHCSKCDHRTEANWEYSQEQRDGAKHDPIGHIVLDETHMYTGYFGTGISIALSLFKAIASRFKYPTDHENITHSISVDAGTATSSNQQEHLTTLLRDADTAIVPEPGDEGDYFEPLPDRARYRVLGLMPASSTTLGSFRQSMVRTHQALEYDTAFETELTGRISRSSVDTEYEDYTLLLGYLYKKSIGNNLQMSIRDLTESLLDRPFQPRFLSGESSKADLQEAMRDARSGDLSMLLANLVISLGIDIDKLNNMILFGAPRSTSEQMQTIGRTGRREGAGHATIHLFPTRSRDTHLYRKWHSMMSNIGEYYKESIIQPTNPFVADRMFDTVLSPFVTSLLAAENRQHRMDDLVELTDCGNDTIRDVGEEHAIPQLLKDVWTVMIPDDDVYSGPTAEKVRRLIKSETLKQMGTYVNQNGTDGEWQHYVNEAEDSTDEQAMNPNVWFSDRADLNLRHSESGGVTTTLVSRTEE; this is translated from the coding sequence ATGCCTTCAGCGAATTTTATTCCTGATTCGCCGTCTGAGAAGACTGTTGAAGACCTAGGGTGTCTCCATCCTCAGACAGACGATGCTGAGTATCTGAACGCCATCTCTGAGAGGCAACTCCACGATTTCACGTATCGGGTGAACGAAGACATCACTAACGTCGGAAATGGAAATATCTTAGTTCCGTCTGACGTTGCAGAGATAGACAGTGAAGAATATGCGACCCAGCACTTTCCTGCGGGGCAGTCGGTTACGTTTTTTGTTGAGGCAGACAATCTGTCAGATGCAACGGCGACGGTAATACTGCAAGGATTTCAGGCAGCTACAGTGAGCGCCGAGTCCGATCGCCACCAGTTTCGCGACATTCCACGGAATGTACCGCCGGAATTCTTCGACGTGACGGTGGGAAGTGAGCAACTCACTATCAACAGTAGGGGTCGACCCGATGTTACCAGTGCTCCACCTATCGGCTTCGAATATACAGAGGAGTCGATCAACTTGGAGCCGGTTGATGACGAGACGTTCACGGAAACGATCACCGTCCCAGGTGAATCGACGCTGGCTCAGACCACGGAAGGAGGAAGCGCTGGATCCGTAACTTCCGCCGAGCTTAATAGAAATGGAACTCCGAGGAACAGTATTACGCCCTCTGATGACACTGTCGCAGAAATAGCCTACGAGCGGCAGGATTTACAGCTCGAGCTCGAGGTACAAGTTCGTGACACGCCAGACCGAGAGTTCAAGCGGATTACGTTTGAGTATAGAAATGAAACGTCAGTGCCGGATGATCCGTACCTATTCCAAAAGTACCAAAATCATGTCTACTACCCAACGATGGATATCCGGTTTGACGGACTGGAGGCCAATGTCATCCCGCAGCAGCACGCAACATCTCTCGCCGAGGAATTAGGCGAAACCGACGATTCATCTTCACCAGCCGGTCTGTCTTCACCATCTCTTCCTCAGGAAGGATACGTACAACGAAACTGTGTGCTTACTCGCTGTACTCAGGAAAACGACGACGAACACTACCTCACTACAGCGTATGGTATTATGGACTTTATCGAACAACAGCCGATTCCCGAAGACTCAGTAGCCATCGACTTGCTGGTTGAGTCGACCGAGACGCTGAAGTCTGAACTCAGAACAACGCTGAGTGATGAGGAACTCGAGAGGGCCGAGGAGGAAGGGTTAGTAGAACTTCTCAGAGGGGTGCTTCGAGCAGTACCGGATGGGCTGGACTTGCCAGGTGATCAGCCAAAACTCTACTCCTGGCAGTGGGAAGTTATCAAGCGACGCGTCAAGTACCTCAGCAACGACGAGGACAAGGCGCTCATCATGAACGTTCACACATCTGGTGGGAAGACGTTAGCGTATTTTGTTAGCGCCGCTCTTGTGACTCTCCACAAGGACACCCGTGCAATTCTCCCATTCCCAACTCGCGTTCTGAATGACGACATGATCGAGCGGGTCATCGGCTTTATGTACCATCTTCGTCAGCAACCAGAAATTGACGAAGACGACTGCAGTTGTGGGATTTGTATCGGGAAAGGTAGTCACAACGATTACGACATTCGCAAATATTTACAAGTATCGGACATGGACGCGTACATCCCTAAGTGCCACCAATGTGGGGGGAATGTTGATGATGTCCATGAATGCGTCGGCTGTGGGGGCACGAGTGTCAACACTTGGACTCAAAGTAACGGGTGGCGGGGATCAGAATGCAACACCTGTGAGTCAAACAGCGCATTCCACTTCTTGGCCTGTGATGACTGCGGCTACGAATACAGGTGGGTTCACGACGTCGCTGGAACATCACAGTATCTACCGCGGTTCACGGTCGGAACGCCCGATAAATTTGTTCACATGGCTACGCTCCAAACCCATTCGGACCACTCCACCTATTCTCGGCTTCCGTTCTTTGGTGCCCCATACGTAGAATGTGAGAGTTGTGGGCGCGCACTCACTGAAATAAATAGTTATCGACGCTATAACCGCGGGACACCTTTTGGACGGGAACCACATGAGCTAGATATCGACCCGGAATCGCTCGGTGGCATCCACTGTTCGAAATGTGACCATCGTACGGAGGCAAATTGGGAATACTCACAAGAACAACGTGATGGCGCCAAGCACGACCCAATCGGACACATCGTACTCGATGAAACGCATATGTATACCGGCTACTTTGGGACTGGGATCTCCATTGCGCTCTCTCTCTTCAAAGCCATCGCATCACGGTTCAAGTACCCAACTGACCACGAGAACATCACCCACTCCATCTCCGTTGATGCTGGAACAGCAACAAGTTCGAATCAACAGGAGCATCTGACTACACTGCTTCGTGATGCCGATACTGCCATCGTCCCAGAACCAGGTGATGAAGGTGATTATTTCGAACCACTGCCTGACCGTGCTCGGTATCGAGTACTGGGGTTGATGCCTGCCAGTTCGACGACTCTCGGTTCGTTCAGGCAGAGTATGGTACGTACCCATCAGGCACTAGAATACGACACTGCTTTCGAGACTGAATTAACTGGTCGGATTAGCCGTTCGTCCGTAGATACAGAGTATGAGGATTACACGCTCCTCCTTGGATATCTCTACAAAAAGAGTATCGGGAACAATCTGCAGATGAGTATTCGAGACCTCACCGAGTCACTTCTCGACCGTCCCTTTCAGCCACGATTTCTCTCTGGCGAATCGAGTAAAGCTGACCTCCAAGAAGCGATGAGGGATGCTCGGAGTGGAGATCTCTCGATGTTGCTCGCGAATCTCGTAATCTCGTTAGGTATCGATATCGATAAACTCAACAATATGATCCTATTCGGGGCACCTCGATCGACTTCTGAACAAATGCAAACGATAGGGAGAACTGGTAGGCGAGAAGGTGCGGGTCACGCGACGATTCACCTATTCCCGACTCGTTCCCGTGACACACATCTGTACAGGAAGTGGCATTCGATGATGTCGAACATCGGAGAATATTATAAAGAGTCGATCATCCAACCGACAAATCCCTTTGTCGCTGATCGAATGTTCGACACTGTTCTCAGTCCGTTTGTAACGTCTCTGTTAGCGGCAGAGAACAGACAACATCGAATGGATGATCTTGTCGAGCTCACTGACTGTGGCAATGATACAATCAGAGATGTCGGTGAGGAGCACGCAATCCCACAGCTGCTCAAGGACGTCTGGACTGTAATGATTCCGGACGATGATGTCTATTCGGGTCCAACTGCCGAGAAGGTAAGAAGACTCATCAAAAGTGAGACACTCAAACAGATGGGGACATACGTAAACCAGAACGGGACAGATGGCGAATGGCAGCACTACGTGAACGAAGCAGAAGACAGTACTGACGAGCAAGCTATGAATCCAAACGTCTGGTTCAGCGACCGTGCCGACCTTAATCTCCGCCATTCAGAGTCGGGCGGTGTCACAACAACGTTGGTCTCTCGGACGGAGGAGTGA